Proteins encoded by one window of Blautia faecicola:
- a CDS encoding S1C family serine protease, translating to MSDEWKVPGTEPEENQQTVVEETETAEVTDGKENEEAAAEETAETTESTEQDVTPEQAEVTETAEEVRPDADAQAGETGEVKTRYPWEAVLGKEERKEADQEQVEQSAPETPVQPQEQAAPQSDAQTTDPQAAGSYHWVNPEYQKRQNGTDGEERTSQNTYENQNYREDVSGTADTQNRTETTANEPNNGGWGQPVGGNQTTKETESNHSSGQATGGYQNGNWGCAGNGQNSQNTQNGGAYQNGNSWTSREQSTQNGPVTGQRKYGNYTYYQPQQDPNQPQDHRKPGGTGKKVLVTLGLAVLFGVVAGGIIIGSSMIVHKEIKNEQKTEYQLPTTELPQQENADGDSNSAAGSGSDATEEVSAGTTGEYTVAQVAKSCMPSVVSITNASVKMVQDFFGGVQQYPSESSGSGIIVGQNDSEILVATNNHVVADADTITVAFDDDAVYEAQVKGTDSDNDLAVVAVKISDMSEDTLKSIKVVSIGNSDELEIGEQVVAIGNALGYGQSVTSGWISAVDREVTDEDGKTTGKLIQTDAAINPGNSGGALLNMQGELIGINSAKAAATEVEGMGYAIPVSVAQPILDELMNRETRYKTDEEHAGYIGVTCLNVDSTSAQTYGIPLGAFVDSVEEGGPAQTAGIQKGDVIVKFDGMTVSGSSDLVGKLEYYQAGETVDVVISRAQNGEYQEQTVSVTLGKKSEMKQADPQQGK from the coding sequence AGCAGGATGTAACACCGGAACAGGCAGAGGTGACAGAAACGGCGGAAGAAGTGAGACCGGACGCAGATGCACAGGCTGGGGAGACCGGAGAAGTGAAAACACGGTATCCATGGGAAGCGGTGCTTGGAAAAGAAGAAAGAAAAGAAGCTGATCAGGAGCAGGTAGAACAGTCTGCGCCGGAGACACCGGTACAGCCACAGGAACAGGCAGCACCGCAGAGTGATGCACAGACGACAGATCCACAGGCAGCAGGTTCCTATCACTGGGTGAATCCGGAGTATCAGAAACGCCAGAACGGAACGGACGGCGAGGAACGTACCAGTCAGAACACGTATGAGAATCAGAATTACCGGGAAGATGTCAGTGGAACCGCAGATACGCAGAACCGGACAGAGACAACAGCCAATGAACCGAATAACGGAGGCTGGGGACAGCCGGTAGGTGGAAACCAGACAACAAAAGAGACAGAGAGTAACCATTCTTCCGGACAGGCAACCGGGGGCTATCAGAATGGCAACTGGGGCTGTGCGGGAAACGGTCAGAACAGCCAGAATACGCAGAATGGCGGAGCATATCAGAACGGAAATTCCTGGACGAGCCGGGAACAGAGTACGCAGAACGGTCCGGTGACCGGTCAGAGAAAGTATGGAAATTATACGTATTACCAGCCACAGCAGGATCCGAATCAACCACAGGATCACAGAAAACCGGGCGGAACAGGAAAAAAAGTATTAGTAACGCTTGGTCTGGCGGTACTTTTTGGTGTAGTTGCAGGCGGTATCATCATCGGATCCAGTATGATCGTGCATAAAGAAATTAAAAATGAGCAGAAAACAGAGTATCAGCTTCCGACCACGGAACTGCCGCAGCAGGAGAATGCTGACGGGGACAGTAACAGTGCAGCAGGAAGCGGAAGTGATGCAACGGAGGAAGTAAGCGCAGGCACAACGGGAGAATACACCGTTGCACAGGTGGCAAAAAGTTGTATGCCGTCTGTTGTATCTATTACGAATGCGTCTGTAAAAATGGTACAGGATTTCTTTGGCGGCGTGCAGCAGTACCCGAGTGAGAGTTCCGGTTCCGGTATCATTGTAGGACAGAATGACAGTGAAATCCTGGTAGCAACGAATAATCATGTAGTAGCTGATGCAGATACTATTACGGTCGCTTTTGATGATGATGCGGTGTATGAAGCTCAGGTCAAGGGAACGGATTCCGACAACGATCTGGCGGTAGTCGCTGTGAAAATTTCGGATATGAGTGAAGATACTCTGAAATCCATTAAAGTAGTAAGCATCGGCAATTCCGACGAGCTGGAAATCGGGGAACAGGTAGTTGCCATTGGTAATGCACTGGGATATGGACAGTCCGTAACTTCCGGATGGATCAGTGCGGTGGATCGTGAAGTAACCGACGAAGACGGAAAGACAACCGGAAAACTGATCCAGACCGATGCAGCGATCAATCCTGGAAACAGCGGTGGCGCACTGCTGAACATGCAGGGAGAACTGATCGGTATCAACTCTGCGAAAGCGGCAGCTACCGAGGTAGAAGGAATGGGTTATGCGATTCCGGTATCTGTGGCACAGCCGATTCTGGACGAACTGATGAACCGTGAGACAAGATATAAGACGGATGAGGAGCATGCGGGTTATATCGGTGTGACCTGTCTGAATGTGGATTCTACTTCCGCACAGACTTACGGTATTCCGCTGGGTGCGTTTGTGGATTCCGTAGAAGAAGGCGGACCGGCGCAGACAGCCGGTATCCAGAAAGGGGATGTCATTGTCAAGTTTGACGGTATGACAGTTTCCGGAAGTTCTGATCTGGTTGGAAAACTGGAGTATTATCAGGCTGGTGAGACTGTGGATGTTGTGATCAGCCGGGCACAGAACGGGGAGTATCAGGAGCAGACGGTTTCGGTTACTCTTGGAAAGAAGAGTGAGATGAAGCAGGCGGATCCCCAGCAGGGTAAGTAA
- the clpX gene encoding ATP-dependent Clp protease ATP-binding subunit ClpX, producing the protein MSEDKDLQEKEMQGREASDGNTKEDEYEKVCFLCRRPESKTGPMITLPQNIHICTECMQKSFDTMNNGNMNYGDLMSHMPNISMMDLSSIPNQVSEKQRVKKKKKTEEKKQEFTMKDVPPPHKIKAKLDEYVIGQEHAKKVVSVGVYNHYKRVLSSEQKSGEVEIAKSNMLMIGPTGSGKTYLVQTLAKLLDVPLAITDATSLTEAGYIGDDIESVVSKLLAAADNDVERAEHGIIFIDEIDKIAKKKNTNQRDVSGEAVQQGMLKLLEGSDVEVPVGANSKNAMVPLATVNTSNILFICGGAFPDLTEIIKERLNKKSSIGFQADLKDKYDNDKNLLDKVTVEDLRAFGMVPEFLGRLPIIFTLQGLDEDMLVKILKEPRNAILKQYEKLLEMDEVKLEFEENALRAIAKKALEKDTGARALRAILEEYMLDIMYEIPKDDSIGEVIITEEYIEHIGGPKILLRGQEPLLLQ; encoded by the coding sequence ATGTCAGAAGACAAGGATTTACAGGAAAAAGAGATGCAGGGGCGGGAGGCTTCTGATGGAAATACGAAGGAAGACGAGTACGAAAAAGTCTGCTTTCTGTGTCGGAGACCGGAGAGTAAGACGGGACCGATGATTACGCTTCCTCAGAATATACATATCTGTACGGAATGTATGCAGAAGAGTTTTGATACCATGAATAACGGCAATATGAATTACGGAGATCTGATGAGTCATATGCCGAATATCAGCATGATGGATCTGTCGAGTATTCCGAATCAGGTATCAGAGAAACAGAGAGTGAAGAAAAAAAAGAAAACAGAAGAAAAGAAACAGGAATTTACCATGAAGGATGTTCCGCCGCCACATAAGATCAAAGCGAAGCTGGATGAATATGTGATCGGACAGGAGCATGCGAAGAAAGTTGTCTCTGTCGGCGTCTACAATCATTACAAACGGGTGCTCAGTTCGGAACAGAAAAGCGGTGAGGTGGAGATCGCGAAGTCCAATATGCTGATGATTGGACCGACCGGAAGCGGTAAGACTTACTTGGTGCAGACATTGGCAAAACTGCTGGATGTGCCGCTTGCGATCACGGATGCAACTTCCCTGACGGAAGCCGGTTATATCGGTGATGATATCGAGAGCGTGGTTTCCAAACTGCTTGCGGCAGCCGATAACGATGTGGAGCGGGCGGAGCATGGAATTATCTTTATCGATGAGATTGACAAGATTGCCAAAAAGAAAAATACGAACCAGAGAGATGTCAGCGGTGAGGCGGTACAGCAGGGGATGCTGAAGCTTCTCGAGGGCAGTGATGTGGAAGTGCCGGTCGGCGCGAACAGCAAGAATGCTATGGTACCGCTGGCTACGGTAAATACCAGCAATATTTTATTTATCTGCGGTGGTGCATTCCCGGATCTGACTGAGATCATCAAAGAGCGGTTAAATAAAAAATCGTCGATCGGTTTCCAGGCGGATCTGAAGGACAAATACGATAACGATAAAAACCTGCTGGATAAAGTGACGGTGGAAGACCTGAGAGCCTTCGGTATGGTGCCGGAATTTCTGGGAAGACTGCCGATTATTTTCACGTTGCAGGGACTTGATGAGGATATGCTGGTGAAGATCCTGAAAGAGCCGCGCAATGCAATCCTCAAACAGTATGAAAAACTACTGGAGATGGACGAAGTGAAGCTGGAATTTGAAGAGAATGCGCTGCGGGCGATTGCGAAAAAAGCACTGGAAAAAGATACCGGTGCGAGAGCACTGCGGGCGATTCTGGAAGAATACATGCTGGATATCATGTATGAGATTCCGAAAGATGACAGCATCGGAGAGGTGATCATCACCGAAGAGTATATCGAACACATCGGTGGTCCGAAGATCCTTCTGAGAGGACAGGAACCGCTGTTGTTGCAGTAA